A genome region from Solanum pennellii chromosome 12, SPENNV200 includes the following:
- the LOC107005946 gene encoding transcription factor bHLH162-like isoform X4 codes for MYSSYSASRLEKKYVEKHRRNNMKILFNHLYSLLPPHPSQEAMGLPGQIDASITCIKNLEIKLEKSKMQLEKLRTKKRLLNEEGFEVIDSSFSLHGNSKMQIFHETKVIGNSTMVYRKVKELLNGSSSSDDIIETLLNSWDNQIYSEMLELINLT; via the exons ATGTATAGTAGTTATTCAGCATCAAGATTAGAAAAAAAGTATGTGGAGAAGCATAGAAGGAACAATATGAAGATCCTCTTTAACCACCTTTATTCCCTACTCCCACCTCATCCCTCTCag GAAGCAATGGGATTGCCAGGTCAAATAGATGCATCAATAACTTGCATAAAAAACTTGGAAATCAAATTGGAGAAGAGCAAAATGCAATTGGAAAAATTAAGGACTAAAAAGAG GTTACTCAATGAGGAAGGTTTTGAAGTAATAGATTCAAGCTTTTCACTTCATGGGAACTCTAAGATGCAAATTTTCCATGAAACTAAG GTTATTGGGAACTCAACAATGGTGTATAGAAAAGTGAAGGAATTGCTTAATGGATCTTCTTCAAGTGATGATATTATTGAAACCCTACTAAATTCATGGGACAATCAGATTTATTCTGAAATGTTAGAGTTAATTAATTTGACGTAA
- the LOC107005946 gene encoding transcription factor bHLH162-like isoform X1, which yields MYSSYSASRLEKKYVEKHRRNNMKILFNHLYSLLPPHPSQLQEAMGLPGQIDASITCIKNLEIKLEKSKMQLEKLRTKKRSNLLSPQIEVQEMSPTMDLILITGLDKLSMFYNIIRLLNEEGFEVIDSSFSLHGNSKMQIFHETKVIGNSTMVYRKVKELLNGSSSSDDIIETLLNSWDNQIYSEMLELINLT from the exons ATGTATAGTAGTTATTCAGCATCAAGATTAGAAAAAAAGTATGTGGAGAAGCATAGAAGGAACAATATGAAGATCCTCTTTAACCACCTTTATTCCCTACTCCCACCTCATCCCTCTCag TTGCAGGAAGCAATGGGATTGCCAGGTCAAATAGATGCATCAATAACTTGCATAAAAAACTTGGAAATCAAATTGGAGAAGAGCAAAATGCAATTGGAAAAATTAAGGACTAAAAAGAGGTCCAATTTATTATCACCTCAGATTGAAGTACAAGAAATGAGCCCAACAATGGACTTAATTTTGATTACTGGCCTTGATAAATTATCTATGTTTTATAACATAATTAGGTTACTCAATGAGGAAGGTTTTGAAGTAATAGATTCAAGCTTTTCACTTCATGGGAACTCTAAGATGCAAATTTTCCATGAAACTAAG GTTATTGGGAACTCAACAATGGTGTATAGAAAAGTGAAGGAATTGCTTAATGGATCTTCTTCAAGTGATGATATTATTGAAACCCTACTAAATTCATGGGACAATCAGATTTATTCTGAAATGTTAGAGTTAATTAATTTGACGTAA
- the LOC107006895 gene encoding very-long-chain aldehyde decarbonylase CER3-like — protein MEGPLSTWPWEKLGCFKYLLYGPFVAKVTYSRFQEDSINATWCLHVLILCSLRGLIYQLWSSFSNMLFLTRNRRIIKQGVDFKQIDNEWDWDNFILLQAIMASLAYYTFPNIINIPIWNLNGFIMIIILHIVFSEPLYYYFHKFFHGSYLFTNYHLLHHSSAVPQPFTAGHATFLEQILLGGVIGIPLLGCYVMGYGSIAMIYSYVLIFDFLRCLGHCNFEIIPHQLFLALPFMKYLIYTPTYHSLHHTEMGTNYCLFMPLFDVIGNTLNPKSWDMHTKISIQSGTNSQVPNFVFLAHVVDITSALHVPYVLRSFSSIPFTTKPYIIPLLPLSFLAMIIMWIYSKPFLNTFYYLNNYLHQTWVIPRFGFQYFLPFAKNGINDQIEQAILRANKLGVKVISLAALNKNEGLNGGGILFINKYPNLKVRVVHGNTLTAGVILNQITKHDVNEVFLSGATSKLGRAIALYLCTKQVRVLMLTSSSERFQKILKEAPYEYQKYLVHVTKYQAAKTCKTWIVGKWITPREQKFAPVGAHFHQFVVPPILPYRNDCTYGDLAAMRLPPHVKGLGSCEYTMERGVVHACHAGGVVHSLEGWTHHEVGAIDVQRIDLVWEAALKHGLMPVSSFKKTD, from the exons atggaAGGTCCATTGTCAACTTGGCCATGGGAGAAATTGGGATGTTTCAAG TATTTATTGTATGGACcatttgttgcaaaagtgacGTATTCAAGATTTCAAGAAGATAGCATCAACGCAACATGGTGTTTACATGTTCTTATATTATGTTCACTTAGAGGTCTCATTTATCAACTATGGTCCTCTTTTAGTAACATGTTGTTTTTAACTCGAAATCGACGTATTATAAAACAAGGTGTTGATTTTAAACAAATTGACAATGAATGGGATTG GGATAATTTTATACTCCTTCAAGCTATAATGGCTAGCTTAGCTTATTATACATTcccaaatattattaatattccAATTTGGAATTTAAATGGCTTTATAATGATCATAATCCTCCATATAGTATTTTCAGAACCACTTTACTATTACTTTCATAAATTCTTTCATGGAAGTTATCTTTTCACAAATTATCATTTACTTCATCATTCATCAGCTGTACCACAACCTTTTACAG cTGGTCATGCTACATTTTTGGAGCAAATTTTATTAGGTGGAGTGATTGGAATTCCACTTTTAGGGTGTTATGTCATGGGATATGGATCAATAGCTATGATTTATAgctatgtattgatttttgatttcttaAGATGTTTGGGGCATTGTAATTTTGAGATtattcctcatcaattatttcTTGCGTTACCATTTATGAAATATCTCATTTACACTCCAAC gTACCACAGCCTACATCACACAGAGATGGGAACAAATTATTGCCTTTTTATGCCACTTTTTGATGTTATAGGCAACACTCTTAACCCAAAATCATGGGATATGCACACAAAAATAAGTATTCAATcag GTACAAATAGTCAAGTACCAAATTTTGTGTTCTTAGCTCATGTAGTAGACATAACATCAGCCTTACATGTACCATATGTATTAAGATCATTTAGTTCAATTCCATTCACAACAAAACCCTACATTATTCCCTTATTACCCCTATCCTTCTTAGCCATGATTATCATGTGGATTTACTCTAAACCATTTTTAAACACATTTTATTACCTAAACAATTACTTACATCAAACTTGGGTTATACCAAGATTTGGTTTCCAATATTTTTTACCATTTGCAAAAAATGGTATTAATGACCAAATAGAACAAGCAATACTTAGAGCAAATAAATTAGGTGTTAAAGTAATTAGTCTTGCAGCATTAAACAAAAATGAAGGATTAAATGGAGGTggaatattatttattaataaatatccTAATCTTAAAGTAAGAGTTGTACATGGAAATACATTAACAGCAGGAGTTATCCTTAATCAAATTACTAAacatgatgttaatgaagtTTTTTTGAGTGGAGCAACATCTAAACTTGGAAGAGCTATTGCTCTTTACCTATGTACTAAACAAGTTCGTGTTCTT atgttAACTTCATCTAGTGAAAGATTTCAAAAGATACTTAAGGAAGCTCCATATGAATATCAAAAATACCTTGTTCATGTCACAAAGTATCAAGCAGCTAAAACTTGCAAG aCATGGATAGTTGGAAAATGGATAACACCAAGAGAGCAAAAATTTGCTCCTGTTGGTGCACATTTTCATCAATTTGTGGTACCTCCTATTTTGCCCTATAGAAATGATTGTACATATGGTGATCTTGCTGCCATGAGATTACCTCCTCATGTTAAAGGACTTGGATCATGTGAg TATACAATGGAAAGAGGAGTTGTACATGCATGTCATGCAGGAGGAGTTGTACATTCATTGGAAGGATGGACTCACCATGAAGTTGGGGCTATTGATGTACAAAGAATTGATTTAGTTTGGGAGGCTGCTTTAAAACATGGATTAATGCCTGTCTCAAGTTTTAAAAAGACtgattaa
- the LOC107005946 gene encoding transcription factor bHLH162-like isoform X2 produces MYSSYSASRLEKKYVEKHRRNNMKILFNHLYSLLPPHPSQEAMGLPGQIDASITCIKNLEIKLEKSKMQLEKLRTKKRSNLLSPQIEVQEMSPTMDLILITGLDKLSMFYNIIRLLNEEGFEVIDSSFSLHGNSKMQIFHETKVIGNSTMVYRKVKELLNGSSSSDDIIETLLNSWDNQIYSEMLELINLT; encoded by the exons ATGTATAGTAGTTATTCAGCATCAAGATTAGAAAAAAAGTATGTGGAGAAGCATAGAAGGAACAATATGAAGATCCTCTTTAACCACCTTTATTCCCTACTCCCACCTCATCCCTCTCag GAAGCAATGGGATTGCCAGGTCAAATAGATGCATCAATAACTTGCATAAAAAACTTGGAAATCAAATTGGAGAAGAGCAAAATGCAATTGGAAAAATTAAGGACTAAAAAGAGGTCCAATTTATTATCACCTCAGATTGAAGTACAAGAAATGAGCCCAACAATGGACTTAATTTTGATTACTGGCCTTGATAAATTATCTATGTTTTATAACATAATTAGGTTACTCAATGAGGAAGGTTTTGAAGTAATAGATTCAAGCTTTTCACTTCATGGGAACTCTAAGATGCAAATTTTCCATGAAACTAAG GTTATTGGGAACTCAACAATGGTGTATAGAAAAGTGAAGGAATTGCTTAATGGATCTTCTTCAAGTGATGATATTATTGAAACCCTACTAAATTCATGGGACAATCAGATTTATTCTGAAATGTTAGAGTTAATTAATTTGACGTAA
- the LOC107005743 gene encoding tetraspanin-7-like yields MLRLSNNLVGIVNIITFIISIPIIGGGIWLSKQANTECERFLEKPIIALGIFVMLISLAGLIGSCCRVSFFLWIYLVIMFLLIILIFCFTIFAFVVTNKGAGHVLSDRGYKEYRLGDYSNWLQKRVNNHWGKIESCLKDTKICKTLMDHNGDVDNKVEEFYKKHLSALQSGCCKPSNDCNFTYVSPTNWTKSSTSSSFTNSDCNLWSNDPNVLCYSCESCKAGLLDNIKSDWKRVAVLNIIFLVFLILVYSVGCCAFRNNRRLDSYKRYP; encoded by the exons atgttgCGTTTGAGTAACAATTTAGTAGGAATTGTTAACATAATaacatttattatttcaattccAATTATCGGTGGAGGAATTTGGTTATCAAAACAAGCAAATACAGAATGTGAAAGATTTCTTGAAAAACCAATTATAGCACTTGGAATATTTGTTATGTTAATTTCATTAGCTGGTTTAATTGGTTCATGTTGtagagtttcattttttttatggatttatcttgttattatgtttttattaattattttgattttttgttttacaaTTTTTGCATTTGTTGTTACTAATAAAGGGGCTGGCCATGTTTTATCTGATAGAGGGTATAAAGAATATAGGCTTGGTGATTATTCTAATTGGTTACAAAAAAGAGTTAATAATCATTGGGGTAAAATTGAGAGCTGTTTGAAGGATACTAAAATATGCAAAACATTGATGGATCATAATGGTGATGTGGATAATAAAGTTGAAGAGTTTTACAAAAAACATCTATCTGCTCTTCag TCTGGTTGCTGCAAACCATCAAACGACTGCAACTTCACCTACGTGAGCCCGACTAACTGGACCAAGAGTTCAACCTCATCATCCTTCACCAATTCTGACTGTAACCTATGGAGCAACGATCCGAATGTGTTGTGCTACAGCTGTGAATCTTGCAAAGCAGGGCTGTTAGACAATATCAAGAGTGACTGGAAAAGAGTGGCTGTACTCAATATCATATTCCTTGTTTTCCTCATTCTTGTTTACTCTGTTGGATGTTGTGCTTTTAGAAACAATAGGCGTCTTGATTCATATAAGCGTTATCCTTAA
- the LOC107005946 gene encoding transcription factor bHLH162-like isoform X3, which translates to MYSSYSASRLEKKYVEKHRRNNMKILFNHLYSLLPPHPSQLQEAMGLPGQIDASITCIKNLEIKLEKSKMQLEKLRTKKRLLNEEGFEVIDSSFSLHGNSKMQIFHETKVIGNSTMVYRKVKELLNGSSSSDDIIETLLNSWDNQIYSEMLELINLT; encoded by the exons ATGTATAGTAGTTATTCAGCATCAAGATTAGAAAAAAAGTATGTGGAGAAGCATAGAAGGAACAATATGAAGATCCTCTTTAACCACCTTTATTCCCTACTCCCACCTCATCCCTCTCag TTGCAGGAAGCAATGGGATTGCCAGGTCAAATAGATGCATCAATAACTTGCATAAAAAACTTGGAAATCAAATTGGAGAAGAGCAAAATGCAATTGGAAAAATTAAGGACTAAAAAGAG GTTACTCAATGAGGAAGGTTTTGAAGTAATAGATTCAAGCTTTTCACTTCATGGGAACTCTAAGATGCAAATTTTCCATGAAACTAAG GTTATTGGGAACTCAACAATGGTGTATAGAAAAGTGAAGGAATTGCTTAATGGATCTTCTTCAAGTGATGATATTATTGAAACCCTACTAAATTCATGGGACAATCAGATTTATTCTGAAATGTTAGAGTTAATTAATTTGACGTAA